In the Rattus rattus isolate New Zealand chromosome 18, Rrattus_CSIRO_v1, whole genome shotgun sequence genome, one interval contains:
- the Rab44 gene encoding ras-related protein Rab-44: MEKGKGLARKSRKLASSRRRQMREPADGQDAPVAPEAGSWSSDADAELQGFFQNCGAKERGFVTREDLAEARFSFLGNEEPQMIFDWVDVESRGRLSLEEFSSGLKNVFGSSPSTHRLQTKRSLPSQRISATSSFPVFEEADTEEKEAFLALVGQMETGHSLSEQAELWKLWRELRQEEPQLAGNLEGFLAKMSSRLQEARADREALAWTLRKRDSDHLHKVRQLYEETEEQIRREKQQLQAQSNSRGMALSAHMQEALEAKEQEVQRLAEGQRELEAQLLHLSSTQQEASLENLQLREVERDLTGQLEEVRGQLQVTRGHLDTARTRGRVSWQVEEEPSVPRANTEAPDPQAVPTEEAPLPELFGVNDDWDKLLSSFEDPTHRTLRLCWSPPPSPNDTSAPQTPRIVRQISISNKSALPFSQEPASDLDPGPRSTPEMSPDGARDTKGVEDPKGQGGQDVSSKQPANSTDLDARLQGPFLRSPPGVPAGESGNVEAATFRVLLASEAELFPQGLSSPPQSPTRSGKQTQTSDLGDKSLWSGPDAAKLTIEREVMADDLKLGLGSQGDTALPEEATEPFLSLESVGQVHTETPGQDEAHLARLESHSRGYQEASGQDLHLDSLSTHLPQSLEEQFGPEEGNLGERGQQDPGTEADEAHSLEAGNTESLQQDDPLPNLSQAPAETEVTAPDQTSPPILGAGAGLAVGAPETTQALLTLVESEVQPRPMSMPLQVEIKSDAPQPPEPGAESRPEDPRPDLQEAEPSSSPGDLTAGKPQADPDYLYHVIFLGDSNVGKTSFLHLLHHDSFAAGLTATVGVDFRVKNLLVDNKIFALQLWDTAGQERYHSLTRQLLRKAEGVVLMYDITSQESFTHVRYWLDCLQDAGVEGVAMVLLGNKTDCEEERQVPTEAGRRLAQELGVSFGECSAALGHNILEPMMNLARSLKMQEDRQKASLVEVTRQEPPKRTGCCR, from the exons GAGGCCAGGTTCAGCTTCCTGGGTAACGAGGAGCCGCAGATGATATTTGACTGGGTGGACGTTGAGAGTAGGGGCCGCCTGTCGCTGGAAGAATTCAGCTCTGGACTCA aaaatGTCTTTGGCTCCAGCCCCAGTACCCACAGACTCCAGACAAAACGGTCATTGCCCTCTCAACGGATATCTGCGACCTCCAGCTTCCCTGTCTTCGAGGAGGCCGATACTGAGGAGAAGGAAGCCTTCCTGGCCCTTGTAGGGCAGATGGAGACCGGCCACTCCCTTTCTGA GCAGGCTGAGCTCTGGAAACTGTGGAGAGAGCTGCGGCAGGAGGAGCCCCAGTTGGCAGGCAACTTGGAGGGCTTCCTAGCCAAGATGAGCAGTCGCCTGCAGGAGGCTCGGGCCGACCGGGAGGCACTGGCGTGGACCCTGAGAAA GCGAGACTCTGACCATCTCCACAAGGTGAGACAGCTCTACGAGGAGACTGAGGAACAGATCCGCagggagaagcagcagctgcaggCCCAG AGCAACTCCAGGGGCATGGCCCTCAGTGCCCacatgcaggaggccctggagGCCAAGGAGCAAGAGGTTCAGCGGCTAGCAGAAGGTCAGAGAGAG CTGGAGGCCCAGCTCCTCCACCTCAGTAGCACACAGCAAGAGGCCAGCTTGGAGAACCTGCAGCTCCGGGAGGTCGAGCGTGACCTGACCGGGCAGCTAGAAGAGGTGCGGGGACAGCTACAGGTGACAAGAGGTCACCTGGATACTGCCAGGACCAGGGGCCGAGTGTCCTGGCAGGTAGAGGAAGAGCCAAG tgtCCCCAGGGCAAATACGGAGGCCCCAGACCCTCAGGCTGTCCCCACAGAGGAGGCCCCACTGCCTGAGCTGTTTGGGGTTAATGATGACTGGGACAAGCTCCTCAGCAGCTTCGAAGATCCTACCCATAGAACCCTGCGGCTTTGCTGgagccctcccccatccccaaatGACACCTCCGCCCCCCAGACTCCCCGAATTGTTAGACAGATCTCCATTTCCAATAAGTCTGCTCTGCCATTTTCTCAGGAGCCAGCCTCAGATCTAGACCCAGGTCCAAGAAGCACCCCTGAGATGTCTCCTGATGGTGCGAGAGATACAAAAGGGGTGGAGGACCCCAAGGGGCAGGGTGGACAGGATGTCAGTTCTAAGCAGCCTGCGAACTCCACTGACTTAGATGCCAGGCTCCAGGGTCCCTTCCTCAGGAGTCCGCCAGGAGTCCCGGCTGGGGAGTCTGGGAATGTTGAAGCAGCCACTTTCAGAGTTCTGCTTGCTTCTGAGGCTGAGCTTTTTCCTCAGGggctctcttctcctcctcagtCCCCAACCAGGTCCGGAAAACAGACCCAGACTTCAGATCTGGGTGACAAGAGTCTTTGGTCTGGACCTGATGCAGCCAAACTGACCATAGAGAGAGAAGTCATGGCGGACGACCTGAAGCTGGGCTTAGGGTCCCAGGGAGACACAGCTCTCCCTGAGGAGGCCACAGAGCCCTTCCTGAGCTTGGAGTCTGTGGGCcaagtacacacagagacaccaggGCAGGATGAGGCACATCTGGCCAGGCTAGAGAGTCATTCTAGGGGTTACCAAGAAGCCAGTGGCCAAGACCTGCATCTGGATAGCCTGTCTACCCACCTCCCCCAGAGTCTAGAAGAGCAGTTTGGGCCTGAGGAAGGGAACTTAGGAGAGAGAGGCCAGCAGGACCCTGGAACAGAAGCCGATGAGGCTCACAGCCTGGAAGCCGGGAACACAGAATCCCTCCAGCAAGATGATCCCCTGCCTAACCTATCTCAGGCTCCTGCCGAGACGGAAGTCACTGCTCCTGACCAAACGTCTCCTCCCATcttgggggctggggctgggcttgCAGTGGGAGCCCCAGAGACCACACAGGCTCTCCTCACCCTGGTTGAGTCAGAAGTCCAGCCCAGGCCCATGTCCATGCCTCTTCAGGTGGAGATCAAGTCAGACGCCCCTCAGCCCCCAGAGCCAGGGGCAGAGAGCAGGCCAGAGGACCCAAGGCCAGACTTACAGGAGGCTGAACCGAGTTCTTCCCCTGGGGACCTCACTGCTGGCAAGCCTCAGGCTGACCCCGACTACCTCTACCATGTCATCTTCTTGGGGGACTCCAATGTGGGCAAGACCTCGTTCCTACACCTGTTACATCACGATTCGTTTGCCGCTGGACTGACGGCCACTGTAG GAGTGGATTTTCGTGTCAAGAACCTGCTGGTAGACAACAAAATCTTCGCCCTGCAGCTGTGGGACACGGCCGGACAAGAGAG GTACCACAGCCTCACGCGACAACTGCTTCGCAAGGCGGAGGGGGTGGTGCTCATGTATGACATCACCTCCCAAGAGAGCTTCACCCACGTGCGTTACTGGCTCGACTGTCTGCAG GACGCAGGTGTAGAGGGGGTGGCCATGGTCCTGCTGGGAAACAAGACGGATtgtgaggaggagaggcaggtgcCCACTGAAGCTGGCAGAAGGCTCGCCCAG GAGCTGGGGGTTTCCTTCGGCGAGTGTAGCGCGGCCCTGGGTCACAACATCCTGGAGCCCATGATGAACCTGGCTCG GTCACTTAAGATGCAGGAAGACCGCCAGAAGGCCTCACTGGTGGAAGTGACCCGCCAGGAGCCAcctaagagaactggctgctgcCGCTGA